From a region of the Flavobacterium sediminilitoris genome:
- a CDS encoding 3'-5' exonuclease has product MLKDYPKFWEEYLSHFENKQDLNRYVIFDLEITGLDIENDRILSISAIGANENTVLISDFIELFIEQSIFNPESVPYHGILKEGKEEKVVEAEAIIQFLSFIKNATLVGHNIDSDIEMINHALGRLNVGKLKNQYMDINIMYQKLKGLPENHYTSLDELCDIYKIRKTERHTSSGDSYIMSLIFLKLKRKLGI; this is encoded by the coding sequence GCTAAAAGATTATCCTAAATTCTGGGAAGAATACCTTTCGCATTTTGAAAATAAGCAAGATTTAAATAGATATGTTATTTTTGATTTAGAAATTACAGGTTTAGATATAGAAAATGATAGAATTTTATCTATAAGTGCAATTGGAGCTAATGAAAATACTGTACTAATAAGCGATTTTATAGAATTGTTTATAGAACAAAGTATTTTTAATCCTGAAAGTGTTCCATATCATGGTATTTTAAAAGAAGGTAAAGAAGAAAAAGTAGTTGAAGCTGAAGCTATTATTCAATTTTTAAGTTTTATCAAAAATGCAACACTCGTTGGTCATAATATTGATTCTGATATAGAAATGATAAATCATGCTCTTGGCAGATTAAATGTTGGAAAGCTTAAAAATCAATACATGGATATAAATATCATGTATCAAAAATTAAAAGGTTTACCTGAAAATCATTATACTTCACTTGATGAACTATGTGATATCTATAAAATTAGAAAAACAGAAAGACACACTTCTAGTGGAGATAGCTATATAATGTCTTTGATTTTTTTAAAATTGAAAAGAAAATTAGGTATCTAA